One region of Penaeus vannamei isolate JL-2024 chromosome 36, ASM4276789v1, whole genome shotgun sequence genomic DNA includes:
- the LOC113819957 gene encoding macrophage mannose receptor 1 — protein MSQLPCYVYFALQLLRSTSMFPANKTFRYLASVLALCFIPAESNEEPFWGFANLTSGNEGCLEGYTLVGSQCLMFITFAQESHSGARQVCHSASGELLAITTPSQFVEVVNHIYAYGYDGRHFWLDGSDAQAEGSWVTSSGEPVPRGTPFWAAFQDFQEPNNSEGNEHCLEIGAQEYYYMNDVPCSKENNFICQYKNQKQEDSPETHSAEVLQAPETKESSGQCPTFYVEVGGLCLMFLTWEELTWHEAQQSCGDLSDLLAITDAEVLRAVYLYLHQENIAAHSFWLGGSDSTEGNWVYTTGESVPMGTPFWGLYRGGSSVQEPQGGNGENCLMISTRGSHYFRDVACSSRLNPLCVYQG, from the exons ATGTCACAGTTGCCATGCTATGTATATTTCGCTCTGCAACTTCTTAG ATCCACCAGTATGTTTCCTGCAAATAAGACGTTCCGGTATTTGGCGTCGGTCCTTGCCTTATGTTTCATTCCAG CTGAGTCAAATGAGGAACCCTTTTGGGGTTTTGCCAACTTGACTTCGGGAAATGAGGGCTGTCTTGAGGGATACACTCTCGTGGGGAGCCAATGCCTCATGTTCATCACCTTCGCTCAAGAGAGCCACAGCGGCGCGAGACAAGTGTGTCACTCTGCTTCGGGAGAGTTGCTAGCCATTACTACGCCTTCGCAGTTTGTGGAAGTTGTAAATCATATCTATGCTTACG GTTACGATGGACGTCACTTCTGGCTGGACGGGTCAGATGCGCAGGCGGAAGGCAGCTGGGTGACTTCCTCTGGTGAACCAGTACCCCGAGGAACTCCCTTCTGGGCGGCTTTCCAAGATTTCCAAGAACCTAATAACTCCGAAGGAAATGAACACTGTCTAGAGATTGGTGCTCAGGAGTATTACTACATGAACGATGTTCCGTGCTCGAAGGAGAACAACTTCATATGCCAGTATAAGAATCAAAAGCAAGAAG ATTCCCCAGAAACCCACAGTGCTGAGGTTCTGCAGGCACCTGAAACTAAAGAGAGCAGTGGCCAGTGTCCAACCTTTTACGTGGAGGTTGGGGGCCTCTGCCTTATGTTCCTGACATGGGAAGAGCTGACCTGGCACGAGGCTCAACAATCCTGCGGCGATTTAAGCGACCTCCTGGCGATCACTGACGCGGAAGTATTGCGAGCTGTGTACCTCTACTTGCATCAAGAAA ATATAGCAGCCCATAGTTTCTGGCTGGGAGGTTCCGATTCAACTGAAGGGAACTGGGTCTACACCACAGGAGAGTCTGTCCCAATGG gcACACCTTTCTGGGGTCTATATCGTGGAGGCAGTTCTGTTCAGGAACCCCAAGGAGGAAATGGTGAGAACTGCCTGATGATCAGTACGCGGGGTTCTCACTATTTCCGGGATGTGGCTTGTTCCTCGAGACTGAACCCTCTGTGTGTCTATCAAGGATAA